ATATCATAAAcaacacacacatatatatatatatatatatatatatatatatatatatatatatatatatatatggtagtgtgtgtgtgtatgtgtattagagaaagaaaaaaaaaacgaggGTGTTAATTAATGGTTAGAGATTAGAGAAGTACGTGTTGCAGTTAATGGAGGGGCTAATCTTGTAAGGCAAATTGATACCACACTTAGGAGCGATGCTAGAAAGGGCCGAAAGATTGATTCCAGGTAAGCCGAATATAGTTCCTTTGACGCACCTGCAAACACTTTGACGATCAGCAATAGACTTACTCTGGCCATAAATACCCCTAAGTCCATTGCAACATGGTGCTGAGACAGATGGTCCTGGGTTCCTAAGGTACCCAAGGCATGGTGCTACAGTAAGTTGTATCTGACCACAAGAAAGGGCAGCGTTGGCCAAGGGAATGTCCAAAACCAAACATATCATAGACAAGCAAATAACTTTGACGAGCATTGAGCTAGGCATGATTGGTTTGGAAAATGTGGAGGGGGAAACTCACTTCAAATGTGTTAATGAGTGTGGAGGTGAATGAGTTCATAGCTAACGACTATTTATAGAGATTTTGGATCCAAGGTATAAGATTTTTTGCGTGAGGTGAGTTTTTCTGCctatcaaaatttcaaagaatAAATATACAATACGGACCACTTtatggtaaattttaatatggaccacttcatcaagtggttcatggtggaccagtcatgaataacattataacgaatacgaattttacaaaatccaccgttggattaaaagtttacatcatatagatcatcgatagaaaaatttagaaaaattgaaaatcatttgatatgttattgagacacatcaagattaacggtttattaaataacgtaaatcttgatgggtctcaataacatatcaaatagtttttaaaaaattttaaaaaatttatggatgatctatacgatataaactttcaatccaacaatgaatttcgtaaaattcatattcggtagatcacttgtccacggtggaccacttgtgaatgtggtccaccgtagcattaaattctaatatggaccacttg
This genomic interval from Trifolium pratense cultivar HEN17-A07 linkage group LG6, ARS_RC_1.1, whole genome shotgun sequence contains the following:
- the LOC123892448 gene encoding non-specific lipid-transfer protein 1-like, with translation MPSSMLVKVICLSMICLVLDIPLANAALSCGQIQLTVAPCLGYLRNPGPSVSAPCCNGLRGIYGQSKSIADRQSVCRCVKGTIFGLPGINLSALSSIAPKCGINLPYKISPSINCNTIP